A single window of Microscilla marina ATCC 23134 DNA harbors:
- a CDS encoding PP2C family protein-serine/threonine phosphatase, with protein MSKVLILNNETPESIHIGQVISQMGLPFEIKSDVSCLLEADQNELALILMDATLPQGDEMETLLKIKNNPTYKRVGIIVIIGEQSDDYLARFLEMGAHDFVTKPVHPLELQTRAMSILKQQEHLKEVDYQNALLELRMEELQLQEEVLTEQKTTIAQANEDITESITYAKRIQEAMLPSMDSIKASLPESFVLFRACDIVSGDFYWFARKQLSDYYHKLILATVDCTGHGVPGAFMSMIGDSLLNHAVHNLELHEPDQILTEMDTGVWAKLNQGQNNNRDGMDLSLCMIDKREKVLKFAGARHHLVYIQNNELFFIKGDSMSIGGEQRKSQNRTLFTKHTIDVSVPTWVYMYSDGFQNQFGGKNDKKLMGSRFRQLLFELHSLPAHKQHHILKAKLHEWVGKSEAAPHQELELVDDVLVWGFQLSL; from the coding sequence ATGAGCAAAGTTTTAATACTGAATAACGAAACACCAGAAAGTATACACATAGGTCAAGTGATTAGCCAAATGGGGCTGCCTTTTGAGATAAAGTCTGATGTTTCGTGCTTATTGGAAGCCGATCAGAATGAATTAGCTCTGATATTAATGGATGCCACCCTGCCCCAAGGAGATGAAATGGAAACGCTGCTCAAAATTAAAAATAATCCTACTTATAAAAGAGTAGGTATTATTGTGATTATAGGCGAACAAAGTGACGACTATCTGGCTCGTTTTTTAGAAATGGGTGCTCACGACTTTGTTACCAAACCAGTACATCCACTAGAGTTGCAAACCAGGGCAATGTCAATACTTAAGCAACAAGAACATCTCAAAGAAGTAGATTATCAAAATGCTTTGCTGGAGTTACGAATGGAAGAGCTACAACTTCAGGAAGAGGTACTCACCGAACAAAAAACTACTATTGCCCAAGCAAACGAAGACATTACCGAAAGTATTACTTACGCCAAAAGAATACAAGAAGCCATGCTGCCCTCTATGGATAGTATCAAGGCATCGTTGCCTGAATCTTTTGTGCTATTCCGTGCCTGCGATATAGTATCAGGTGATTTTTATTGGTTTGCCCGAAAACAACTCTCTGACTATTACCATAAACTTATATTGGCCACTGTAGACTGTACCGGACACGGAGTGCCTGGGGCATTTATGAGTATGATTGGTGACTCTTTGCTTAATCATGCGGTACACAACCTAGAGCTGCACGAACCTGATCAGATTTTGACAGAAATGGATACTGGTGTATGGGCAAAACTAAACCAAGGGCAAAACAATAACCGTGATGGTATGGATTTGTCGCTATGTATGATAGACAAAAGAGAAAAGGTACTTAAGTTTGCCGGAGCCCGTCACCACTTGGTATACATTCAAAACAACGAGTTGTTTTTTATAAAAGGGGATTCTATGTCTATTGGAGGAGAGCAACGTAAGTCTCAAAACCGTACTTTGTTTACCAAACACACTATAGATGTAAGTGTGCCTACCTGGGTATATATGTACAGCGATGGTTTTCAGAACCAGTTTGGAGGTAAAAACGATAAAAAACTTATGGGAAGCCGTTTCCGGCAATTACTGTTTGAGCTTCACTCGTTACCTGCTCACAAACAACACCATATATTGAAAGCAAAACTACACGAATGGGTAGGTAAGTCTGAGGCTGCTCCCCACCAAGAGCTTGAACTGGTAGATGATGTATTGGTATGGGGTTTTCAACTAAGCCTGTGA
- a CDS encoding PP2C family protein-serine/threonine phosphatase — protein MSTVVPVVVAWPVSYWIIFYYKKVKQQNHEIEEKNDKLLKFNEEIAAQRDLLETKNTKIECINNDLTESIAYAQHIQQAMLSPLPRIQAHLPQSFVLLKPRNVVSGDFYWFKVVQNKIFIAAIDCTGHGVPGALMSMTGNNLLNDIVETQGTTQPQEILNQLHLGVKKALQQDETNNRDGMDAALCAINLSTNTVEFTGAKRPLVYIQNHTLYEIKGDIMPIGGEWNKDERKFACHTIALNHEPTTFYMFSDGYQDQFGGSRGKKFMKKRLKQLLLDIHLKPMDEQKQILDDTILQWMKRENPHLQTEQQIDDILLIGFRLTAK, from the coding sequence ATGTCAACAGTAGTTCCAGTGGTGGTTGCCTGGCCAGTATCTTACTGGATTATTTTTTATTACAAAAAAGTAAAACAACAAAATCACGAAATAGAAGAAAAAAATGACAAGTTATTAAAGTTTAATGAAGAAATAGCCGCACAACGTGACTTGCTGGAAACTAAAAATACCAAAATAGAATGCATTAATAATGACTTGACCGAAAGCATTGCCTATGCACAACATATTCAACAAGCAATGTTATCTCCATTGCCTCGCATACAAGCCCACCTTCCTCAATCTTTTGTATTGCTTAAACCTCGCAATGTTGTAAGTGGAGATTTTTACTGGTTTAAAGTAGTTCAAAACAAGATTTTTATCGCAGCTATAGACTGTACTGGGCACGGTGTACCGGGCGCACTGATGTCGATGACAGGCAATAATTTGCTCAACGACATTGTAGAAACACAAGGAACCACTCAGCCCCAGGAAATTTTGAACCAGTTGCACTTAGGAGTAAAAAAAGCTTTGCAACAAGACGAAACCAATAATCGTGATGGCATGGATGCTGCATTATGTGCCATCAACCTATCAACAAACACGGTGGAGTTTACTGGCGCCAAACGACCTTTGGTGTACATCCAAAATCATACATTATACGAAATAAAAGGCGACATTATGCCTATAGGAGGAGAGTGGAATAAAGACGAAAGGAAGTTTGCCTGCCATACTATAGCACTGAACCACGAACCCACCACTTTTTATATGTTTTCTGATGGATACCAAGACCAGTTTGGAGGAAGTAGGGGTAAAAAGTTTATGAAGAAACGCCTGAAACAGTTGTTGCTTGACATACACCTGAAACCGATGGATGAACAAAAACAAATATTGGACGATACTATTTTGCAATGGATGAAGCGAGAAAACCCGCACCTACAAACTGAGCAACAAATAGACGATATTTTATTAATAGGCTTTAGGTTGACAGCCAAGTAA